The following is a genomic window from Deltaproteobacteria bacterium.
GCAATCCCTCCGAGTTCAGGGCATCTGCCCGGGGTTCTCCAGGAACGAGCGCCATGCGTCCCAGTACCGTTTGCCGCCGGCGCGCCAAGTGTCGTTGTGGCCCGACCGCCGAATGACGTGAAAGCGCTTGGGCGGATTGGCCAGCTCGAACAGCCGCCGGCCGTGAGCGATAGGGACGACTTCGTCGGCGTCGCCGTGAAGGATGAACACGGGTATCCTCACCAGGGGAAGGTAGCGGGTGTTGTCGAACTTCTGGGAAACGAGCCAACTCACGGGGAGGAACGGGAACAGTTCCTTTCCCATGGCCAGCAGAGTCTCGAAGGGCGATTCAAGGATCAGACCGCGGGCGGCGGCGCCCTCGGAGACGATGCGTACCGCCACCGCGGCCCCCAGAGAACGTCCGAAGACGAATATCCGCTCCGGCGGAACCCGCCGGCGCAACCAGGCGTAGGCCGCCCGGGCATCGTCGTAGAGTCCCGACTCCCAGGGCTTTCCCTCGCTTCGGCCGAACCCCCTGTAGTCGAACAGGAAGACTCCTGCCCGCAGTTCCTTGTGGATCGCGGCGATGTTGTGAGCCCGGTGGGAGAGATTGCCCGCGTTGCCGTGCGCCCAGAGCAGCACGGGGCGGTCGGGACCGGGAGGTCTCACGTACCAGCCGTGCAGCCGGACGCCGTCACCGGCCTGGAAATTCACGTCCTCGAACGGGACTCCGTAGTCGGCCGGTGTGACGGTGATCTCGCGGACCGGGTGGTAGAGGTAGTAGTTCTCAAGGTGGCCGGTGTAGCTCAGGGTCATCACGAGAACCACCGGAAAGGAGTACAGCAGCACCCGCTCCCATACCGCCCTGCGGAACATCACGCATCAAGCTCCGTCGGTAAGCGGACTCATTTCGGTCCATGCACATCCGTGCGCCGCCCTGTCTTTCCTTCTTCAGGATACGCTTCCCGGCGGTACGGTGGAAGGCCCAGTGGGTCGAGGAGCCTGTGACAAACCTCGACGCTTTCTGGAGGCAGGCCCAGGACCTTCCGGAAACTCACGTATCACGGACGCTGCACCCGGGAAACAGTCGATCGCGTCGTCCCCGTCTCCATCGGAAGCGGGCAATCGCTTCGCCTCCCCGGCTCGGTCGGCGCTCCGGTTCATGCCGCCACCGTCCTTCCGCCGGGCTAGTGACCAGCGGCTGGACGTTCCGCGAGCCGGACGTCGAACGACAGGCTCCGGCCCCGGCGCCGACACGGCCGTGCGAGATCTCGATCCGCGGCAGTACCCTCTACTACCGCGATCCCGAGGACGCCGAGGCTCTCGGCGTTGTCGACGGCCAAGGCACCCTTTGGCTCAAGGACGTTCCCCATGGCGAATGACCTCGATGTCCAATTTCCGTCGTGCACAGTTCCCCAAGCCCGCCCGGTATACGTATCGCCGTCCGGCCGGCATCCGGGCGCTGCCGCCAAGCCGTGATGGCCCGGTAGGTGTCCCATGAGCGGCCTCAAACGCCGTGCGGCTAGTCTGGCCCCGCAGGCGAGGTTATCGGCCGTGAAGGTCGCGACCAGCAGTTGATGCCATCGATCGGGGCCGCAGACATCCGTTTCCAGGAACTGCTGTGGACCCAGCACGACCATCGGCAGGAGGCGCGCTGGCTGCCCAGCGTGTGCCCACCAGGTGCTTTCCACCTCACCTATATCGATTGGTTGACATGACACGGCAGCATGCGTGGATCCGCCGACAGTCAGCCCAAAGGTCAACACCGGGAAAGAAGGCTGAGCGCAGGACCGTGCGGAAGACGGCACCGTTGTCGGCTTAGGCTACCCTCAACAAAGTCGCAATTGGCGACGGAAACGCACGACTGAGTACCAGTGCCATCGAATCATAGGAGGGTTTCAAACTTGGCTGTTGTAGGGCTTGTCCTACGTCGGCCACCCATAACTACCTGAAAATAAGGAAGTAAAACCCTTCCCTCGAAAGACTCTATGATGCGCTCACGAAGAATCAACACATAGCCAACACCGCGTTTCCACCGCCTGTGCGCGACCCCGGCATCTCCTGGCGCCCTATGGCGCCGGCACGTCGCATCGGGGGCGGCGAAGTTCCATGCCGCGTGGAGTTTCCAACCACGGCAGGCACTGGGACACACGAACAGATGTGGCGGCGATCGGCAACCATCGCTCTCTCGGTCCGAACAGCCTAACCGTGCTCCCTTCCCTCTGGCCCGGGCTTACTCCGTCATGCACTTGAGCCCGCTCAGGGGTTGAACCTTCACCGCCCGCGATGCGGGCTTCGCGGCCACCGTGATCTCCTGTCCGGTGAAGGGGGAGAGCATCTTACGCGCTTTTGTTGCGGGCTTACGCACCACCTTGATCTTCAGCAGTCTGGGAAGCGTAAACGTTCCCACCGCGCGTTTCTTGACGTGACGCTCGATGACCACTCCGAGCTGGTCAAGCACCGAGGCCACGTCCTTCCTTTGGAGCCCGGTCGATTCGGACAGGGCGTCCAGGAGCCGACTCTTGGTCATGGCCTCCTTCAGGGCCGTGTTCGTGCGGTTTGCGGCTTTCGCCATCTCATTTGTCCTTCCATTGCTTGCGGCCGCCGTGGAAAATTTAATCCGAGGGTAGCCGACTGGCCGTCGAAAAGCGAATCGTTCCCGACTGGCCAAGCACGAAGGTTCCGGCAGCGGCGATGCCGCTTCGAGTGACGGTGGTGAAAACCAGTCTCGATTGATGGGTGGGGGTCCAGAGGGTTTCCTTTCGTTGGGTAGATCGGCGGTCACCGTGAGGATGACCGCTGTTGCTCTTGGGCCCCTACCCAAGAGAGCCCCTAGGTGGGGACCTTGACGGCGCCGCCTGTCAAGGTCCCCACAACCCCATGGGAGGCTTCCGGCCCCTCTCTTAGCCATCCTCTTCGGCCAAGACCATCAGCTCGCAGAAATCGTTCTCGGAGAGAATCTGGATCTCCGCGCCCCGCTTGATCAGAGCTTCCGCCTTCCGGTGCTTGGTGCTCTTTTCGTAACCCTTGAGTTTCGTCCTGTCCTGCGTTCCGACCACGAGAAGTGTTACCTTTTTGCTGACGTTGTCGGTCACGTTGCAACCGGCCTTTGCGGCCATGTCGGCTGCTTCCCTGCGAACCCGGGAGAGCGCGCCGGTAAAGACAACGGTTTCGCCAAACAGGGCCCCCTCCACGTCGCCCTCTCGTTTCGCCGATGCCAAAGCCTTCGGGAAGATTGGGCGCTCCACTCGCTGCAACCATTCTTCAAGGTCCAGATCCGTGTCGGCATGCGCTCGGAGCACAATCTCTGCCGCAGCCTTGGCGTCTTCCAGGGCGTTGTGATGCTTGAACTCGATGTTGAGCACTTTGGCGACATTCTTGAGTCCGTATCCTCTGCGTCCGAAGAGGTCTGGCCATGCGCGCCGGACCACCTTTGCGCTGTCGAGCCACGTAACCTGAAGCGGTTCCAGGTCGTACCGGTTCGTGGCGCGCTCGAACGCTACTCGGTCAAAGGCGGTGTGACTGACCACAACCGAGTCGCGTAACCGTTTGCGTAACTCATCGCGAATTTTCGGTAGGGTTGGGCTGCCCCTAACGTCCTCTTCCGCGATTCCGTGAATCGAGACATTCCAGTCATCGAACCAGTCCTCCGGGTCCACGAGGGTTTGCCACTGATCAGAGATCTCACCGTCCCGGACGTGGACGATGCCTATCTGGCAGATGCTTGCGCGATCCGCGTTGGCGGTCTCCACGTCGAGCGCATTGAACGTCAGCATTTCCCAACCCTCATCCGGCGCCGAACAGCGCCGCGACGTCCTTTTCGGTGAGCGTCAGGGGGCCTTGGCCGGTTCCCTCGAACAGTGCATCCGCAAGCGCCTGCTTGCGGACCTGCATGGTCTGGATGGCGGCCTCGAAGGGTCAGGGAGGAACCGCCACG
Proteins encoded in this region:
- a CDS encoding alpha/beta hydrolase, with translation MFRRAVWERVLLYSFPVVLVMTLSYTGHLENYYLYHPVREITVTPADYGVPFEDVNFQAGDGVRLHGWYVRPPGPDRPVLLWAHGNAGNLSHRAHNIAAIHKELRAGVFLFDYRGFGRSEGKPWESGLYDDARAAYAWLRRRVPPERIFVFGRSLGAAVAVRIVSEGAAARGLILESPFETLLAMGKELFPFLPVSWLVSQKFDNTRYLPLVRIPVFILHGDADEVVPIAHGRRLFELANPPKRFHVIRRSGHNDTWRAGGKRYWDAWRSFLENPGQMP
- a CDS encoding HU family DNA-binding protein; translation: MAKAANRTNTALKEAMTKSRLLDALSESTGLQRKDVASVLDQLGVVIERHVKKRAVGTFTLPRLLKIKVVRKPATKARKMLSPFTGQEITVAAKPASRAVKVQPLSGLKCMTE
- a CDS encoding exonuclease domain-containing protein gives rise to the protein MLTFNALDVETANADRASICQIGIVHVRDGEISDQWQTLVDPEDWFDDWNVSIHGIAEEDVRGSPTLPKIRDELRKRLRDSVVVSHTAFDRVAFERATNRYDLEPLQVTWLDSAKVVRRAWPDLFGRRGYGLKNVAKVLNIEFKHHNALEDAKAAAEIVLRAHADTDLDLEEWLQRVERPIFPKALASAKREGDVEGALFGETVVFTGALSRVRREAADMAAKAGCNVTDNVSKKVTLLVVGTQDRTKLKGYEKSTKHRKAEALIKRGAEIQILSENDFCELMVLAEEDG